In one Lolium rigidum isolate FL_2022 chromosome 3, APGP_CSIRO_Lrig_0.1, whole genome shotgun sequence genomic region, the following are encoded:
- the LOC124698025 gene encoding uncharacterized protein LOC124698025, whose protein sequence is MGKRFPAAALAAAFRPYSRSGPGSAAATAANKASKPPTAPLDTPRNAGAGAGASSGRAEVREVAAACGMQEDERVPLSEMVLDCTRRWFQDALKEARAGDAAMQVLVGQMYRSGYGVNKNEQKSRIWMEKASRYRSTVWKVSNKRPGYNASDSDTDDANETGK, encoded by the exons ATGGGAAAGCGATTCCCGGCCGCCGCCCTAGCCGCCGCTTTCCGCCCCTACTCCCGCTCCGGTCCCGGCTCCGCCGCCGCAACCGCCGCCAACAAGGCATCGAAGCCGCCCACCGCCCCGCTGGATACTCCCAggaacgccggcgccggcgccggggccagctccggccgcgccgaggtgcgggaggtggcggcggcgtgcgggatgCAGGAGGACGAGCGGGTGCCGCTCTCGGAGATGGTGCTGGACTGCACGAGGCGCTGGTTCCAGGACGCGCTCAAGGAGGCGCGCGCCGGCGACGCCGCCATGCAGGTGCTCGTCGGCCAGATGTACCGCAGCGGATACGGCGTCAACAAGAACGAGCAGAAG TCTCGAATTTGGATGGAGAAAGCATCGAGATATCGATCTACAGTCTGGAAAGTTAGCAATAAACGTCCAG GATATAATGCTAGTGACTCAGACACAGATGATGCTAATGAAACAGGCAAATAA